The Sulfurospirillum halorespirans DSM 13726 genome has a window encoding:
- the gyrA gene encoding DNA gyrase subunit A: MDNIFDSNQDIKTISIEESIKTSYLDYSMSVIIGRALPDARDGLKPVHRRILYAMNDLAISSRSPYKKSARIVGDVIGKYHPHGDTAVYDALVRMAQPFSMRIPIVDGQGNFGSIDGDSAAAMRYTEARMTPLAEELLRDLDKDTVDFVPNYDDSMSEPDVLPSRVPNLLLNGSSGIAVGMATNIPPHCLDELLDALLLLIENPEATLDEIMEFIKGPDFPTSGIIFGKKGILEAYRTGRGRVRIRSKVHIEKKGNKDIIVIDELPYQVNKVRLIEQIVALVKEKMLEGISEIRDESDRDGIRLVIELKREAMSEIVLNNLYKSTNLEVTFGVILLAIYNKEPKVFTLIELLKLFLRHRKTVIIRRTIFELEKAKAKAHILEGLKIALDNIDEIIKLIKGSADTKSAKDGLIERFNLSEVQAGAILDMRLQRLTGLERDKIENELLELLQEIARLSDILRSEALLNALIKEELVEIKDKFKSKRITEIVDDYDDIDVEDLIANESMVVTITHRGYIKRVPLKQYEKQKRGGKGKIAVTTYDDDFIESFFVSDTHDTLMFVTDRGQLYWLKVYRIPEGSRTAKGKAVVNLIQLQADEKIMAIIPTTDFDETKSLAFFTKNGVIKRTNLSEFKNIRSVGVRAITLDDDDELVTAKVVTHDTKYLFIVTKKGMCIRFEVGDAREIGRTARGVTGIRFKEENDRVVGAAVIYNDQEELLTVTEKGIGKRTTADEYRLQGRGGKGVIAMKLTPKTADLVGVVIVDEDKDLMALTSSGKMIRVDMETIRKAGRNTSGVKVVSVEGKDVVQSLARCPKEEIDEGDEALDDEETSNDGSLIVSDDAPDAPSDE, encoded by the coding sequence ATGGACAATATTTTTGATTCGAACCAAGACATCAAGACGATCAGTATTGAAGAGTCGATAAAGACCAGTTATCTTGATTATTCGATGAGTGTTATCATCGGGCGTGCGCTTCCTGACGCGCGTGATGGACTTAAACCCGTACACCGAAGAATTTTATACGCGATGAACGATCTTGCGATCTCTTCACGAAGCCCGTATAAAAAATCGGCGCGTATCGTCGGTGATGTTATCGGTAAATACCACCCACATGGCGACACAGCAGTGTATGATGCACTTGTTCGTATGGCTCAGCCGTTTTCAATGCGTATTCCGATAGTTGATGGGCAAGGAAACTTTGGTTCAATAGACGGTGATAGTGCTGCTGCGATGCGTTACACGGAAGCTCGTATGACACCACTTGCTGAAGAACTTCTTCGTGATCTCGATAAAGATACCGTTGATTTTGTACCCAACTACGATGATAGTATGAGTGAACCAGATGTTCTTCCAAGTCGTGTTCCAAACTTGTTGCTTAACGGTTCAAGTGGTATCGCAGTTGGTATGGCAACGAACATTCCTCCACACTGTTTGGATGAACTTTTAGATGCACTCCTTCTTTTGATTGAAAACCCAGAAGCCACACTTGATGAGATCATGGAATTTATTAAAGGCCCTGATTTTCCAACCAGCGGTATCATCTTTGGTAAAAAAGGCATTCTTGAGGCGTACCGAACGGGACGTGGTCGTGTAAGAATACGTTCTAAGGTGCATATTGAGAAAAAAGGCAATAAAGATATTATTGTTATTGATGAGCTTCCGTATCAAGTTAATAAAGTTCGTTTGATCGAGCAAATTGTAGCACTCGTCAAAGAAAAGATGCTTGAAGGTATCAGCGAAATCAGAGATGAGAGTGATCGAGATGGTATTCGTTTGGTCATTGAGCTTAAACGTGAAGCGATGAGTGAGATTGTGCTGAACAATCTTTATAAATCAACCAATCTTGAAGTCACATTTGGTGTTATCTTACTTGCAATTTATAACAAAGAACCAAAAGTCTTTACGCTTATCGAGCTTTTAAAACTTTTCTTACGTCACCGCAAAACGGTTATTATTCGCCGTACGATTTTTGAACTTGAAAAAGCCAAAGCCAAAGCGCACATCTTAGAGGGTCTTAAAATTGCGCTTGATAACATTGATGAGATTATCAAGCTAATTAAAGGCAGTGCGGATACCAAAAGTGCGAAAGACGGCTTGATCGAACGCTTTAACCTCAGTGAAGTTCAAGCAGGTGCCATTCTTGATATGAGACTCCAACGTCTTACAGGTTTAGAGAGAGATAAGATCGAAAACGAACTCTTAGAGCTTCTTCAAGAGATTGCGCGTTTGAGTGATATCCTACGTAGCGAAGCGCTTTTAAATGCGCTGATTAAAGAAGAGTTAGTCGAAATTAAAGATAAATTTAAATCAAAACGTATCACGGAAATTGTGGATGATTACGATGACATTGACGTGGAAGATTTGATCGCCAATGAATCCATGGTGGTTACAATTACACACCGTGGTTACATCAAACGTGTTCCACTCAAACAGTATGAAAAACAAAAACGTGGTGGCAAAGGCAAAATCGCCGTAACAACGTACGATGATGACTTTATCGAAAGCTTCTTTGTCTCTGATACCCATGATACACTCATGTTTGTGACGGATCGCGGTCAACTCTACTGGCTCAAAGTTTACCGAATTCCAGAAGGAAGCCGAACCGCAAAAGGTAAAGCAGTCGTGAACCTCATTCAGCTACAAGCGGATGAAAAAATTATGGCAATCATTCCAACAACCGACTTTGATGAGACCAAATCATTGGCATTCTTTACCAAAAATGGTGTGATCAAACGTACGAACCTCAGTGAGTTTAAAAATATCCGCTCCGTGGGTGTTAGAGCCATTACGCTTGATGATGACGATGAATTAGTTACTGCAAAAGTGGTCACCCATGACACAAAATACCTTTTCATCGTAACGAAAAAAGGTATGTGTATTAGATTTGAAGTAGGTGACGCAAGAGAGATCGGCAGAACGGCACGAGGTGTTACAGGCATTCGCTTTAAAGAAGAGAATGATAGAGTCGTTGGCGCTGCTGTGATTTACAATGATCAAGAAGAGCTTTTAACCGTAACAGAAAAAGGTATTGGTAAACGAACAACGGCAGATGAGTACAGATTGCAAGGTCGTGGTGGTAAAGGTGTTATTGCTATGAAGCTTACGCCAAAAACTGCCGATCTAGTTGGTGTTGTCATCGTTGATGAAGACAAAGACCTTATGGCCCTGACCAGCAGTGGTAAAATGATTCGTGTGGATATGGAAACAATTCGTAAAGCAGGGCGCAATACCAGTGGTGTTAAAGTGGTTTCTGTAGAAGGCAAAGATGTGGTTCAAAGCCTTGCGCGTTGCCCTAAAGAAGAGATTGACGAAGGTGATGAAGCATTGGATGATGAAGAAACTTCAAATGATGGCAGTTTGATTGTCTCAGATGACGCACCTGACGCACCAAGCGATGAGTAA
- a CDS encoding LPP20 family lipoprotein has translation MNKWFVTLLASLGLILVISGCSSKAEPAKDPKAAMYDFSNEKSFVVYGEGIAPKNTVSPAQAIALAKRAAITDGYRQLGEKLYGVKINSSETVQDAALKDSRIVASVNALVKDAAITDATFKDGLYSIRMEITMSARRWHELFAY, from the coding sequence ATGAATAAATGGTTTGTGACACTTTTGGCAAGTTTAGGTTTGATACTAGTGATTTCGGGTTGTTCATCAAAGGCAGAACCTGCAAAAGATCCAAAAGCGGCAATGTATGATTTTAGCAACGAAAAATCATTTGTCGTTTACGGTGAAGGAATTGCACCTAAAAATACAGTTTCTCCTGCGCAAGCAATAGCCCTTGCAAAACGAGCCGCCATAACCGATGGGTATCGTCAACTGGGTGAGAAACTTTACGGTGTGAAAATTAATTCAAGTGAGACAGTTCAAGATGCTGCGTTAAAAGACTCTCGTATCGTAGCGTCCGTTAATGCACTTGTTAAAGATGCGGCTATAACAGATGCAACCTTTAAAGATGGTTTGTACAGCATTCGAATGGAAATTACAATGAGCGCACGTAGGTGGCACGAACTGTTTGCTTATTAA
- a CDS encoding sigma-54-dependent transcriptional regulator yields the protein MHVAIVEDDINMRKSLEIALGEYEEFKISTYKSALDALKKIDSSVDLIVTDINMPGMDGIEFIKKLDGQYDIIVITGNATLSRAIESVRLGVKDFLTKPFEIETLVEAIKRHDKIRTKVKESFEKIDSTKEENGDFIASSPELEQALTIARKAAKTDVSVLLLGESGVGKELFANYVHKNSPRAKNPFVAINMAAIPENLLESELFGYEKGAFTDAIAEKKGYFEVANGGTLFLDEIGEMPMMLQAKLLRVIQERVMVRVGGTKELPIDVRIVSATNADIKRSIKEGQFREDLYYRLNTIPIEIAPLRQRKEEILPICEVILERVTKKYGLQKRYFSGEAIESLMTYRWPGNIRELISVVERAVILSDTEAISKEDLFLESRNWFSS from the coding sequence ATGCACGTTGCAATTGTAGAAGATGATATAAATATGAGAAAATCCCTAGAAATCGCTCTAGGTGAGTATGAAGAATTTAAAATTTCTACCTACAAAAGTGCATTGGATGCTCTTAAAAAGATTGATTCAAGCGTTGATTTGATCGTTACGGACATCAATATGCCCGGCATGGATGGCATTGAGTTTATCAAAAAACTCGATGGGCAGTATGACATTATTGTCATCACGGGAAATGCAACGCTAAGTCGCGCCATTGAGTCCGTTCGTTTGGGTGTCAAAGACTTTTTAACCAAGCCTTTTGAGATCGAAACACTCGTTGAAGCGATCAAGCGACATGATAAAATTCGTACCAAAGTTAAAGAGAGTTTTGAAAAGATCGATAGTACTAAAGAAGAAAATGGCGATTTTATAGCTTCGTCTCCTGAGCTTGAACAAGCACTCACGATTGCGAGGAAAGCGGCTAAAACGGATGTCAGTGTCCTTCTTTTAGGCGAAAGTGGTGTCGGAAAAGAGCTTTTTGCCAATTATGTGCATAAAAACTCTCCACGAGCCAAAAATCCGTTTGTAGCAATCAATATGGCAGCCATTCCTGAAAATCTTTTAGAGAGTGAGCTATTTGGTTACGAAAAAGGCGCTTTTACCGACGCGATAGCGGAGAAAAAGGGCTATTTTGAAGTTGCCAATGGTGGAACACTTTTTTTGGATGAAATTGGTGAGATGCCGATGATGCTTCAAGCCAAGCTTTTAAGGGTTATTCAAGAGCGTGTGATGGTGCGTGTGGGTGGTACCAAAGAGTTGCCGATTGATGTGCGTATTGTTTCTGCAACCAATGCCGATATTAAACGAAGCATTAAAGAGGGTCAGTTTAGAGAAGATCTTTACTACAGGCTCAATACGATTCCGATTGAAATAGCACCTCTTCGACAACGCAAAGAGGAGATTTTACCGATTTGTGAAGTCATTTTAGAGCGTGTTACGAAGAAATATGGTCTGCAAAAGCGGTATTTCTCTGGGGAAGCTATCGAATCGTTAATGACCTATCGATGGCCAGGTAATATTAGAGAGTTGATTTCTGTGGTTGAGCGTGCCGTGATCTTAAGTGATACCGAAGCGATCAGTAAAGAAGATCTCTTTTTAGAGAGTCGTAATTGGTTTAGTTCGTAA
- a CDS encoding aspartate-semialdehyde dehydrogenase produces MKKYNVAIVGATGAVGEELCRVLEEVDFPVNNLVPLASSKSAGLEVEFKGKTYKVIELTEKAFEENDVEIAFFSAGGDISAHYAPFAAEAGAVVIDNTSHFRMDPDVPLVVPECNPDDIDQWQNRGIIANPNCSTIQMVQVLKPLDDIFNITRVDVATYQAVSGAGKSGMEELVNQMQDFFAFKLDQCEPKTFAHQIALNVIPHIDVFMDNDYTKEEMKMVNETQKILGKKMEISATCVRVPVMRSHSEAITIHFEKDVNLEKAVEALKNAENVVVLDNPAKKEYPMPIISTDTNETYVGRIRKDINRDNVLHLWCVADQIRVGAATNAVRIAQKWIKKEEA; encoded by the coding sequence ATGAAAAAGTACAATGTAGCAATCGTTGGAGCTACGGGTGCGGTTGGCGAAGAGCTGTGTAGAGTTTTAGAAGAGGTTGACTTTCCTGTCAATAATCTCGTTCCCCTTGCAAGCAGCAAAAGTGCAGGTCTTGAAGTTGAATTCAAAGGTAAAACCTATAAAGTGATTGAGCTCACAGAAAAAGCGTTTGAAGAAAATGATGTTGAGATCGCATTTTTTAGCGCTGGTGGGGATATTTCAGCGCATTATGCTCCTTTTGCTGCCGAAGCAGGGGCTGTGGTGATTGACAATACCAGCCATTTTAGAATGGATCCTGATGTTCCTTTGGTTGTACCTGAGTGTAATCCTGATGATATTGACCAATGGCAAAACAGAGGTATTATCGCGAATCCAAACTGTTCCACGATTCAAATGGTACAAGTACTCAAACCATTGGATGATATTTTTAACATCACACGTGTTGATGTCGCAACCTACCAAGCGGTCAGTGGTGCGGGAAAAAGTGGTATGGAAGAACTCGTCAATCAAATGCAAGACTTTTTCGCGTTCAAACTGGATCAATGTGAGCCAAAAACATTCGCACATCAAATTGCACTCAATGTCATTCCTCACATCGATGTATTCATGGACAATGACTACACTAAAGAAGAGATGAAAATGGTCAATGAGACTCAAAAAATCTTGGGTAAAAAAATGGAAATTAGCGCAACGTGTGTACGTGTTCCTGTTATGAGAAGTCACTCTGAAGCAATTACGATTCATTTTGAAAAAGATGTCAATTTAGAAAAAGCCGTTGAAGCACTTAAAAATGCTGAAAATGTTGTGGTTTTGGATAATCCCGCTAAAAAAGAGTACCCAATGCCGATTATCTCAACCGATACGAATGAGACATACGTAGGAAGAATTCGTAAAGATATCAACCGCGATAATGTCCTTCATCTATGGTGTGTTGCCGATCAAATCCGTGTTGGGGCTGCAACGAATGCCGTTAGAATTGCACAAAAATGGATTAAGAAAGAAGAGGCTTAA
- a CDS encoding YqhA family protein, with product MLEKLFERGLWSTRLMTLSAVIFSIVAAFALFFLASADLYHAAISTYQYFFMGIHPENFHADLVAEIIGAVDLYLIALVLLIFGFGIYELFISDIDVAKDAGGDKVLYVSSLDELKDKIAKVIVMVLIVNFFQRVLHTEYKGALEMLYFAFSILALSLGLYFLHKGGKH from the coding sequence ATGTTAGAAAAACTATTTGAGAGAGGGTTGTGGTCAACACGACTGATGACCCTCTCAGCGGTAATCTTTAGTATTGTAGCAGCCTTTGCACTCTTCTTTTTAGCCAGTGCAGATTTGTATCATGCGGCTATTTCAACGTATCAGTATTTTTTTATGGGAATACACCCTGAAAATTTCCATGCAGATCTTGTAGCTGAAATAATTGGTGCCGTTGATCTTTATCTCATTGCGCTTGTTCTTTTGATTTTTGGATTTGGTATTTATGAGTTGTTCATCTCCGACATTGACGTCGCTAAAGATGCCGGTGGTGACAAAGTGCTTTATGTAAGCTCCTTGGATGAGCTTAAAGACAAAATTGCAAAAGTTATTGTTATGGTATTGATTGTTAACTTTTTTCAACGTGTCCTTCACACAGAGTATAAAGGTGCATTAGAAATGCTCTATTTTGCGTTTTCTATTTTAGCACTCTCATTAGGACTCTATTTTTTACATAAAGGTGGAAAACACTGA
- the hemE gene encoding uroporphyrinogen decarboxylase: protein MIFVDACFGKKTPYTPVWMMRQAGRYLPEYMKVRAQAGDFLRLCKDPEKACEVTLQPVDILGVDAAILFSDILVVPLEMGMELQFLKGEGPVFSHPITNQADLDKLSVEKAIDGLEYVYETIKLIRGKLAADKALIGFCGAPWTLATYMIEGQGTKTYALVKKMIYSNPQFMHALLKKVTEVLKGYMERQIQSGANVVMIFDSWAAALEESAYFEFSWSYMKEISAYLKSKYPHVPVILFPKGISGYLDKIDGEFDVFGVDWSTPIELAKAKLGGKYVLQGNMEPTRLYSKEAIDEGIEHIVNVMKNERHIFNLGHGILPDIPVEHAKYFIKQVQTRTKI, encoded by the coding sequence ATGATTTTTGTTGATGCGTGTTTTGGTAAAAAAACACCCTATACACCTGTATGGATGATGCGCCAAGCAGGGCGTTATTTGCCTGAGTATATGAAAGTAAGAGCCCAAGCAGGAGACTTTTTACGTTTATGTAAAGACCCTGAAAAAGCCTGTGAAGTCACGCTTCAACCGGTTGATATCTTAGGTGTGGACGCGGCTATTTTATTTAGTGATATTTTAGTTGTACCTCTTGAAATGGGCATGGAACTTCAGTTTTTAAAAGGCGAAGGTCCTGTGTTTTCACACCCAATTACCAATCAAGCAGATTTGGATAAACTCAGCGTTGAAAAAGCGATTGATGGCTTAGAATACGTTTATGAGACGATTAAATTGATTCGTGGAAAACTGGCTGCCGATAAAGCGCTGATTGGTTTTTGTGGTGCTCCTTGGACACTTGCGACCTATATGATCGAAGGGCAAGGCACTAAGACCTACGCTCTTGTGAAAAAAATGATCTATTCTAATCCGCAGTTTATGCACGCCCTTTTGAAAAAAGTGACCGAAGTGCTTAAGGGTTATATGGAGCGCCAGATTCAAAGTGGTGCGAATGTCGTGATGATCTTTGATTCATGGGCAGCAGCGCTCGAAGAGAGTGCGTATTTTGAATTTAGTTGGTCGTATATGAAAGAGATTAGTGCCTATTTAAAATCAAAATATCCGCACGTTCCTGTCATTTTATTCCCAAAAGGCATTAGCGGATACTTGGATAAAATCGATGGTGAATTTGATGTGTTTGGTGTGGATTGGTCAACGCCAATTGAACTAGCCAAAGCAAAATTGGGAGGCAAATATGTCCTTCAAGGCAATATGGAACCCACGCGTCTTTACAGCAAAGAGGCGATTGATGAGGGTATTGAGCATATCGTCAATGTTATGAAAAACGAGAGACATATCTTTAACTTAGGTCATGGCATCTTGCCTGATATTCCTGTCGAGCATGCCAAATACTTCATTAAACAAGTCCAAACTCGCACCAAAATCTAA
- a CDS encoding radical SAM protein, translating into MSHIIFGPITSRRFGQSLGIDLSPSSKQCNFDCLYCELKGAKTVNKVSDAPLVKEVLDALNEALAKHQNLDVITLTANGEPTLYPELDALVDGIVKIKKETKLLILSNGATIKDPSIQEILSKLDIVKLSLDCVSPKCFKKLDRAHQGIEIIQIIEGMKSFRKRYVGELVIEILVVEGLNDTEEEFKALSAVLHDIKPDRIDVSTIDRPPAYEVKGVSIERLVALSSFLEGLHVNIAYKKNYIPQKRHFSREEILELLKRRPQSFEDIALCFDAQSLENLNRLVEEKRLHVKNIAGVSFYKVL; encoded by the coding sequence ATCAGTCACATTATCTTTGGACCCATTACCTCAAGGCGTTTTGGGCAATCCCTTGGCATAGACCTTAGCCCATCCTCCAAACAGTGCAATTTTGACTGCCTTTACTGCGAACTTAAAGGGGCAAAAACGGTGAATAAAGTGAGCGATGCACCTTTAGTCAAAGAAGTGCTAGATGCGCTTAATGAGGCATTGGCAAAACATCAAAATTTGGATGTTATTACGCTGACGGCGAATGGTGAGCCGACACTTTATCCTGAACTTGATGCCTTGGTTGATGGTATCGTAAAGATCAAAAAAGAGACTAAACTGCTGATTCTTTCCAATGGCGCAACCATTAAAGATCCTTCCATCCAAGAAATTCTTTCAAAACTAGACATCGTCAAACTTTCTTTAGATTGTGTGAGTCCTAAATGCTTTAAAAAGCTTGATCGCGCGCATCAAGGCATTGAGATTATTCAGATTATCGAAGGCATGAAAAGCTTTAGAAAACGTTATGTGGGCGAATTGGTCATCGAGATTTTAGTCGTTGAAGGCTTAAATGACACCGAGGAAGAGTTTAAAGCTCTAAGCGCCGTTTTGCATGACATCAAACCCGATCGCATCGATGTTAGCACGATTGATCGTCCGCCTGCTTACGAGGTGAAAGGGGTGAGTATTGAGCGGTTGGTAGCGCTTTCAAGCTTTCTGGAAGGCTTACATGTAAACATCGCTTATAAGAAAAATTACATACCGCAAAAGCGTCATTTTAGTCGTGAAGAGATACTCGAACTTCTCAAGCGCAGACCGCAAAGTTTTGAAGATATAGCTCTGTGTTTTGATGCACAAAGCCTTGAAAATCTCAACCGTCTGGTCGAAGAAAAGCGTTTACATGTAAAGAATATTGCAGGGGTGAGTTTTTATAAAGTACTCTAG
- a CDS encoding TRAP transporter permease, whose amino-acid sequence MKTLEERLDDAKLISEFEGHRDFESTTWQYWFVASIAFCWSLYQLYIVIDPGNSAHVRAIHLAFGIALAFAMHAISKSPKLRSTITWYDFAIMIVGVAAVLYQWYAYKDLAMRSGAWTQTDIIVGIATVLVVLEASRRVMGLPLMLAAVVFLLYDYFGPYLPDMIAHKGASINKIMGQMVLTTEGIFGVPLGVSASFVFLFVLFGSLLDKAGAGEYFIKVSYTILGKYDGGPAKAAVAASGMFGMISGSSIANTVTVGTFTIPLMKRLGFSAHKAAAVETAASVNGQLMPPIMGAAAFIMAEFLGLDYTDIVFAAFIPAFTCYAALFYIVHLEAKKHGLKGEDPSVLGRTWPIFIRGIHYLIPIFFLIYTLIVLRQSAQSAAFSAIMFLMIIMVVQKPFKAFLNKEKITLPIILEGFADIGNGMVMGGRNMVSIAVATAVAGIIVGSVTLTGIGLVLAEVIDNLSGGYILAVLFLTAFVSLVLGMGLPTTANYIVMAALTAPIIMDLAASNGYLIPTIAAHMFVFYFGILADDTPPVGMAAYASAAIAKSDPIITGIQSFIYDIRTGILPFMFFFNNELLLIGGVDPEDPNDASKWQWITNPFEIALIFGGAVLGMFAFTSATQSFVLTKINTIERIGLIVVIPFLMLPKIMEAKLGLPSHYVSYAIGLVIYGFIYFGQRVKYKKQQLALA is encoded by the coding sequence GTGAAAACACTTGAAGAACGACTGGATGATGCGAAACTCATCAGCGAATTTGAAGGTCATAGAGATTTTGAAAGCACTACATGGCAATACTGGTTTGTAGCAAGCATTGCTTTTTGTTGGTCTTTATACCAACTTTACATTGTCATCGATCCAGGCAACAGCGCTCATGTTAGAGCGATTCACTTAGCCTTTGGTATCGCCCTTGCATTTGCGATGCATGCTATCAGTAAAAGCCCAAAACTAAGATCAACGATCACATGGTATGATTTTGCCATTATGATCGTGGGCGTTGCGGCAGTTTTATACCAATGGTATGCCTACAAAGACCTTGCAATGCGTTCAGGTGCTTGGACACAAACCGACATTATCGTTGGTATTGCAACGGTTTTGGTTGTCCTTGAAGCATCGCGAAGGGTTATGGGTCTGCCATTGATGCTTGCGGCGGTTGTCTTTTTGCTGTACGACTATTTTGGCCCTTATCTTCCCGATATGATTGCGCACAAAGGTGCGAGTATCAATAAAATTATGGGGCAAATGGTACTCACAACAGAGGGAATTTTTGGTGTTCCACTGGGCGTTAGTGCAAGTTTTGTCTTTTTATTTGTTCTTTTTGGCTCACTTCTTGACAAAGCAGGAGCGGGTGAATACTTCATCAAAGTCTCTTATACTATTTTGGGTAAATACGATGGCGGACCCGCCAAAGCAGCCGTTGCAGCTTCGGGTATGTTTGGTATGATCTCAGGCTCATCCATCGCCAATACCGTCACCGTGGGTACGTTTACGATTCCACTCATGAAACGCCTCGGTTTTAGCGCACACAAAGCCGCAGCCGTTGAGACAGCAGCTTCTGTTAATGGTCAATTGATGCCTCCAATTATGGGTGCTGCTGCGTTTATTATGGCAGAATTTTTAGGGCTTGATTATACGGATATTGTTTTTGCAGCCTTTATTCCTGCCTTTACATGTTATGCCGCACTGTTTTACATCGTTCACTTAGAAGCTAAAAAACACGGTCTTAAAGGTGAAGACCCCAGTGTCCTAGGACGCACATGGCCTATTTTTATCCGAGGGATTCACTATCTTATTCCGATCTTTTTCTTGATTTACACACTCATTGTGCTACGACAATCCGCACAAAGTGCTGCCTTTAGTGCCATTATGTTTTTGATGATCATCATGGTCGTTCAAAAACCTTTTAAAGCATTTTTGAATAAAGAAAAAATAACGCTCCCCATTATCCTTGAAGGTTTTGCTGACATTGGAAATGGTATGGTGATGGGTGGTAGAAATATGGTTTCCATTGCCGTTGCTACGGCAGTTGCAGGTATCATCGTGGGTTCTGTGACACTCACTGGTATTGGTTTGGTTCTAGCAGAAGTGATTGATAATCTCTCAGGTGGGTACATCTTAGCCGTTCTTTTCCTGACTGCTTTTGTCTCATTGGTTCTTGGTATGGGGCTTCCAACCACCGCAAACTACATCGTTATGGCAGCGTTAACCGCACCAATTATTATGGATTTGGCAGCAAGTAATGGGTATTTGATTCCAACGATTGCAGCACACATGTTTGTTTTCTACTTTGGTATCTTAGCCGATGACACGCCTCCTGTAGGCATGGCAGCGTATGCTTCGGCAGCGATTGCGAAGAGTGATCCTATCATTACGGGTATTCAGTCGTTTATTTACGATATACGAACAGGCATCTTGCCGTTTATGTTCTTCTTTAATAATGAACTTCTGCTCATTGGCGGTGTCGATCCAGAAGATCCAAACGACGCGTCTAAATGGCAGTGGATCACCAATCCGTTTGAAATTGCCCTTATTTTTGGTGGCGCAGTGTTGGGTATGTTTGCCTTCACCTCAGCCACGCAAAGTTTTGTTTTAACGAAGATCAATACGATTGAGCGTATCGGTTTGATTGTTGTCATTCCATTCTTGATGTTGCCAAAGATTATGGAGGCAAAACTTGGATTGCCAAGTCACTACGTCTCTTATGCGATTGGTCTTGTGATATATGGATTTATCTATTTTGGACAAAGAGTTAAATACAAAAAACAGCAGTTAGCACTGGCGTAA
- a CDS encoding TAXI family TRAP transporter solute-binding subunit yields the protein MNKKLIGLALAGTLSVPMFAAEFITIGTGGVTGTYYPTGGAICQMVNKNKKETNIRCSVESTGGSVYNVNTIKAGELDFGISQSDTAYQAFKGEGKFEGAAAVPELRSAIAIYPELLALVVSQKSGIKTMADLKGKKLNLDSPGSGTNMTVDVIFEALGIKRSDLALVNELKSTEGPTMLQDNHIDGYFFVAGHPTANIKDASNSVDINIVPIDGPAIDALVKKYPYYAKGTISGTYYKGVPNDVPSIGVKAVLVTSSKVKDEVVYQVVKTILENFDKFKELHPSYKTITKESLLEGLSVPQHPGAIKAFKEAGLLK from the coding sequence ATGAATAAGAAACTTATTGGCTTAGCATTGGCTGGAACACTGAGCGTTCCTATGTTTGCAGCAGAGTTCATCACGATTGGTACGGGTGGCGTTACAGGAACGTACTATCCAACGGGTGGTGCTATTTGCCAAATGGTGAACAAAAATAAAAAAGAGACCAATATCCGATGTTCTGTAGAGTCAACGGGTGGCTCGGTTTACAATGTCAATACGATCAAAGCGGGTGAGCTTGATTTTGGTATTTCACAAAGTGACACTGCTTACCAAGCGTTCAAAGGCGAAGGTAAGTTTGAAGGTGCCGCGGCTGTGCCAGAACTTCGTAGTGCGATTGCGATTTATCCAGAACTTCTAGCCCTTGTTGTCAGTCAAAAATCAGGCATCAAAACGATGGCGGATCTTAAAGGTAAAAAGCTTAACCTAGATTCACCAGGTTCTGGAACTAACATGACGGTTGATGTTATTTTTGAAGCACTTGGCATCAAACGCTCCGACTTAGCGCTTGTCAATGAACTCAAATCGACAGAAGGTCCAACGATGCTTCAAGACAACCACATCGATGGTTACTTCTTCGTAGCAGGTCATCCAACCGCTAACATCAAAGATGCGTCAAACTCTGTAGACATCAACATCGTTCCTATCGATGGTCCTGCGATTGATGCGTTGGTTAAAAAATACCCTTATTATGCCAAAGGCACTATCTCAGGTACTTACTACAAAGGTGTGCCAAATGATGTTCCAAGCATCGGCGTTAAAGCGGTTCTTGTGACCAGTAGCAAAGTCAAAGATGAAGTGGTTTACCAAGTTGTCAAAACGATTTTAGAGAACTTTGACAAATTTAAAGAGCTTCACCCTTCGTATAAAACGATTACCAAAGAGAGCTTACTTGAAGGCTTAAGCGTGCCACAACATCCAGGTGCGATTAAAGCATTTAAAGAAGCGGGACTGCTTAAATAA